A region from the Mya arenaria isolate MELC-2E11 chromosome 2, ASM2691426v1 genome encodes:
- the LOC128222306 gene encoding uncharacterized protein LOC128222306 isoform X2, with the protein MSSAATTTPGKPNIFVANRPKKKQPPFTKIADATSQREKTKNTKSVKNLVKTVLSEKPESVNISNVPKLQRKSRPMIVNNDSLQIKILPKSEYDGIKDELMKLNELNFVQSNRINELEQESNKVMQEFGALYEENALLRKKLDTGNEPIAEPYSRVFGDRKILRDSEIGYKKRIRRFEQELIEYYKEIETLESDLKLIKAKLLKYKDKPGHEKIIDILNTQIQDLKIENQKLKDDVSELKGDKPLNTLSKKTQDQSRQSPRRDEPSKVSYTQKKATFTRQPMKTKPSGHGSVDGISRRNKTPVRHFEYEYYLPDADLYDW; encoded by the coding sequence ATGAGTAGCGCAGCTACAACTACTCCTGGAAAACCGAATATTTTCGTTGCAAATAGGCCAAAGAAGAAACAACCGCCTTTCACAAAGATCGCAGACGCAACATCCCAGAGAGAAAAGACCAAGAACACCAAGAGTGTCAAGAATTTAGTTAAAACCGTATTAAGCGAAAAACCGGAGTCGGTAAATATTTCCAATGTGCCTAAACTTCAACGAAAGTCGAGACCGATGATTGTAAATAATGACAGCTTACAAATAAAGATTCTTCCTAAGTCTGAATATGATGGAATTAAAGACGAGCTTATGAAGCTGAATGAACTAAACTTTGTTCAGAGTAATCGAATCAATGAACTTGAACAAGAGTCGAACAAGGTTATGCAAGAATTTGGAGCGTTGTACGAGGAGAATGCACTGTTGAGGAAAAAGCTGGACACTGGAAATGAGCCTATTGCAGAGCCGTACTCGCGTGTCTTTGGCGATCGAAAGATTTTGCGGGACTCCGAAATAGGGTATAAGAAGAGAATCCGCAGATTTGAACAAGAACTGATAGaatattataaagaaattgaaacgcTTGAAAGTGatctgaaattaataaaagcaaaacttttaaaatataaggaCAAACCTGGACACGAAaagataattgatattttaaatacacaaatacaagacTTAAAAATAGAGAATCAGAAATTGAAGGATGATGTATCTGAGCTTAAGGGGGACAAGCCGCTCAACACACTTTCAAAGAAGACACAAGATCAGAGTCGCCAATCTCCACGCAGAGATGAACCTTCAAAAGTTTCTTATACTCAAAAGAAAGCAACGTTTACCCGACaaccaatgaaaacaaaaccgTCTGGTCATGGCAGTGTGGATGGAATTTCAAGGAGAAATAAAACCCCTGTCCGTCactttgaatatgaatattaccTACCAGATGCAGACCTTTATGACTGGTAG
- the LOC128208112 gene encoding nipped-B-like protein B, with amino-acid sequence MSFFKSSGKSKQQKEQIDILVQETEDLKKSEDLLKQKAQEAEENSMELTQTVQRLKIENTELKNKLDTEEPYEKIFNERQDLIEQNSEKMLKIKQLDAEQKQLKNDLETSRQEITTIFKEKEDAVKQMAEEKTKLEELTSDREELENRIEELENKNREFEDEIIKVKQEMRSLGGEKEEIERLAAAEKTSHSKQSMAYIEELRKELSESKAKIESMLLESEALKSENEALFRANESKKEEITEIQKDVSGIKTELNLEKLRYQKLKKEWDDEKKKTEFVLVSKRSKQKKTLETFKEENDSEDEHVVSVVEAAKAEREELKGKERELKRRVSQLQTDKEELFRSGTTLFAENKSIKAKYENVMSERTTLLQVEAALKRKVRAQEEEIKDLKKTVDDLYYQNVAIRSNEEKDKKGAYVVVMGNEMIKELEREKSALHRRVKYLERENNEIEGRVIELERRSKELVDYSRTHDRESSFAEIRHRKDSGNDSTRGRHKYKDHRNIERNRDRERDGYSDREKYSDRERYSGKDKRDDRDRDRYSERDRDHSSGRDRQSKKDKDRDLEDRISRLLDKRPPSTKVYHEYRERRPSVIAPSKSPDFYKSNAPPFNYPGSRQLSIGPVSIRSHQSHGSRISLPQIDSRSQSPRAHSPREHHARKVSPVRRL; translated from the coding sequence ATGAGTTTCTTTAAATCTTCGGGTAAATCTAAGCAACAGAAGGAGCAGATTGACATCCTGGTGCAGGAGACGGAAGATTTAAAAAAGAGCGAGGATCTGTTAAAACAGAAAGCACAGGAGGCGGAAGAAAACTCCATGGAGCTTACACAGACCGTCCAAAGGctgaaaatagaaaacacagaactgaaaaacaaattagACACAGAAGAGCCATATGAAAAGATTTTCAATGAAAGACAGGATCTCATTGAACAAAACAGCGAAAagatgctaaaaataaaacagctaGATGCAGAgcaaaaacagttgaaaaatgATTTAGAAACATCCAGACAAGAAATTACaacaattttcaaagaaaaggaAGATGCCGTGAAACAAATGGCAGAAGAGAAAACTAAACTAGAGGAATTAACTTCAGACAGAGAAGAACTTGAAAACCGAATAGAagaacttgaaaataaaaatagggAGTTCGAAGATGAAATTATAAAAGTGAAACAGGAAATGAGATCACTTGGTGGTGAGAAGGAAGAAATCGAACGCTTGGCAGCAGCGGAGAAAACTAGTCATTCAAAACAAAGCATGGCATATATTGAAGAACTGAGAAAAGAACTTTCAGAAAGTAAAGCGAAAATCGAATCAATGCTGCTTGAAAGTGAAGCCTTAAAGTCAGAGAATGAAGCTCTTTTTCGAGCAAATGAATCAAAAAAGGAGGAAATAACAGAGATACAAAAGGACGTAAGCGGTATTAAAACTGAGCTTAATCTAGAAAAACTTCGATATCAGAAACTGAAAAAGGAATGGGAcgatgaaaagaaaaaaacggAATTTGTATTAGTTAGTAAACGAAGTAAACAGAAGAAGACATTGGAAACGTTCAAGGAAGAAAACGACTCAGAAGATGAGCATGTTGTAAGCGTAGTTGAAGCCGCAAAGGCTGAAAGAGAAGAACTAAAAGGAAAAGAAAGAGAACTAAAAAGGCGAGTAAGTCAACTGCAAACAGACAAAGAAGAGCTGTTTCGTTCTGGGACAACACTTTTTGCCgaaaataaaagcataaaaGCTAAGTATGAAAACGTTATGAGTGAACGTACCACACTTTTGCAGGTAGAGGCTGCATTAAAACGTAAAGTTCGGGCACAAGAAGAAGAAATAAAAGACTTAAAGAAAACTGTGGATGATCTTTACTATCAAAATGTTGCTATTAGGAGTAACGAGGAGAAAGACAAGAAAGGCGCCTATGTTGTAGTTATGGGAAATGAAATGATTAAGGAGTTAGAACGAGAGAAAAGTGCGCTTCATAGAAGAGTGAAGTATTTAGAACGAGAAAACAACGAGATAGAAGGTCGTGTTATTGAGCTTGAACGCAGATCAAAGGAATTGGTAGATTACTCACGAACACATGACAGAGAATCATCGTTTGCCGAAATACGTCATAGAAAAGATTCTGGAAATGATTCGACAAGAGGTAGGCACAAATATAAGGACCATCGAAACATTGAACGGAATAGAGATCGCGAAAGAGATGGTTATTCAGACCGTGAAAAATACAGCGACAGAGAAAGATATTCAGGGAAAGACAAACGAGATGACAGGGATCGGGATCGGTATTCCGAACGTGATCGAGACCACAGTTCAGGCCGAGATAGGCAATCGAAAAAAGACAAAGACCGCGATTTAGAAGACCGAATAAGCAGACTTTTGGACAAGAGACCGCCTTCAACCAAAGTCTATCACGAGTACAGAGAAAGAAGACCGTCCGTGATAGCCCCATCGAAGAGCCCCGACTTTTACAAGAGTAATGCACCACCATTCAACTATCCCGGGTCCCGGCAACTAAGCATTGGGCCAGTGAGTATAAGGTCACATCAGAGTCATGGGTCACGAATATCTCTCCCCCAGATCGACAGCAGATCACAGTCACCAAGAGCGCACTCACCGAGGGAACATCACGCCAGGAAAGTGTCGCCTGTGAGGCGTTTATGA